The sequence TTCACCGCTGCCAACCCTGTTCAATATGCAGATGATGATGTATTTGGGTTTATGAAAGCGGCTAAAGATATAGTACGAGATGAACAAGGTAATCCAGTTTTAGATACAAAAGGAAAAGAGAAAAAAGAGGATGTCACAGTAACACGGGTTTCACCTTTAAAGAACTCAGCAATTATTTCTGTTGGTTCTGTTCGAACTGCAGAAAACTGGTCTAGTATGGCTCGGCAGGAAGGTGATTCTGTTCCCTATAGCAAGGAAGAATATAGTGCTATCATGAAAGGAATGTTCTCATTGGATCTGGCACAAGTAGGCACTTTCGCAACCTATAATAAAACCGGATTTAAAAATCTGACAGAGGATCTCAAAAAGACAGCTTTACAAAATGGTAGTAAGGAGATAGATGATTTGTTTGTAAAGGATAGTAAAGGCAATGCTCAGAAACTAGTACAGCTACCTAAAGAAACACGCATTAAGCGTATAACTGATACAATTAAAGCGCTTAAAACGATTTCTGGTGGTGCTATGCAAACAGATAATATGGGTGATGTGACACCTAAATTTATTATCCTGGCAACTATGACAACTGGTAATCATCCATTTTCTCATGTTGCGATCAATGA is a genomic window of Xanthocytophaga agilis containing:
- the cas7i gene encoding type I-B CRISPR-associated protein Cas7/Cst2/DevR — its product is MNLKTQGFILLDVDVVALNNAGKSTTSNFDNAVATKKINKNGRTYTYVSGQAWRYWWRDALQKNHQWLLSPITRDNKIAFTAANPVQYADDDVFGFMKAAKDIVRDEQGNPVLDTKGKEKKEDVTVTRVSPLKNSAIISVGSVRTAENWSSMARQEGDSVPYSKEEYSAIMKGMFSLDLAQVGTFATYNKTGFKNLTEDLKKTALQNGSKEIDDLFVKDSKGNAQKLVQLPKETRIKRITDTIKALKTISGGAMQTDNMGDVTPKFIILATMTTGNHPFSHVAINDGVNNDRVLLNVEGIEEVLNDYKDQFEGTVFIGRRSGFMEEYKSDLEKLSEKFSNVKLHSINEAIDLYCSQLETQLN